attccccctccctcctccccaacGTGCTGTGTCGAGAGACGATCTGCCAAGACGCCGGCCAGCAATGTCGACATCTGAGTTGCCGATGACGGGCACTCGGTCTGGCCCGCTCGAGggtttttttctttctctcttttcCGTTGCGTGTCGTTGATGCCGTTGAATGTCTCTAGACTTATATCCCGAGTTCAATCTCATCGCTGGCCACCTTGATGTGGTAAAACATCCTACAACATCATTGAAGCTAATACTCGCGCCTCTCTCGCGCCGTGTTTGAGAACCATTGAGCAGACCTCCCGTCTCGCCACCGACAAACGTTGACGGCTACACGACGTTTGACGACTGATACgacctcctcttcctcctcctcctcgcccccttactcctcctccatggcccCGACCGACccgacatcatcatggccatcGCAACGTCCCTCAAGAACCTCCTCGCGCGgctcgcccccccgcccagcAAGTCCCCCGACGGGCGCGACCAGTGGCCCTCGCGGGCCGCCTTCCTGCTCGCCTCGAtgggcggctgcgcgggcaTGGGCAACCTCCTCCGCTACCCGTCGCAGGTCTTCAACAACCACGGCCTGCAGTGGTTCCTCCCCTACCTGCTGTGCGTCCTGCTCATCGCCatccccgtcctcgccctcgagatcgccgtcggccaggcccaccgcggcggctgcgtcgtcgcctaCTCGAGCCTCGGCCaccgcctgcgcggcgtcggcctcggcatgctctacgtcggcttcgtcgtgaGCCCCTACTTTGTCGCCAACCTCGCCTGGATCATGGTCTACTTTCGCAACTCCTTCACCAGCCCCCTGCCGtgggagggcggccgcggcgaggactTCTTCCggcgcgacgtcgtcgccaacgtgGACCCCGTGCCGGGCAACTtcaccgccgacggctccgccgtgctcgacTACACCGCGTACCCGGGCGTCGCGCTCATCGGCGAGACGGTCGGCTGGACCGCCTTCACCTGGCTGCTGGTCTGGCTGTCCATCTTCCGCGGCGTGGGGCTCaccggccgcgtcgtctACTTCACCATGGGGctccccatcgtcgtcaccctcatcctcatcgggCGCGCGCtgtcgctcgacgacgcggcccgcggcgtgcgCCTCTTCTGGGCGACGTGGaacggcgggcagctcggccgcgggcaGATCTGGCAGACGGCGTGCGGGCAAGTCTTCTTCTCCACgggcgtcggcttcggctACTTTACGAGCTACGCGTCGTATAACCAAAAGTACTCCAACGCCGTCATGGACGCCATCCTCATCGTGTCTAGCAACGTGCTGTTTGAAaacgtcgccgcctttgccgtgtatggcgtcgtcggcttcctcggcctgtttcccgaggacggcgtccgCCTGGGCAGCTTCGAGGTCGGCTTCATCACCCTGCCGTCTGCCGTGGCGCAGATGCCCGGCGCCAACTTTTGGGCggtcctcctcttcttcaccCTCATGGTGCTCGGCTACAGCTCTGCCTTTGCCATggtcgacgcgctcgtcaccctcgtcatggacgcccgcccgcgctcgagccgcccgctcgtcgtctccgccatcgtcgccgtcttcttccttctttcGTTGCCGTATTGCACGCAGTTTGGGTACTACCTGCTCACGGGCATCGATCGCTGGACCAACGACGTGGCGCTCGTCTTCGTTGTCTGGGCCGAGTGCGTATCGTCCACCACCGTGTACCGTTGGAaggatgtcgtcggccaggtcgGACTGCCGTCGTTTGCGATATACAACGCGGGCTACTTTGGCGGCATGATTCTCGGCGTGACGGTCGCGCAGACTGTTTcgcccgctgctggtgcagggGTTGGCTTTGGACTCTTCATCGTCGGCACCCTCGTTGCGGGTTTGACGGGTAGGGTCCCtgacgcggcgacgccccgAGGATGGAGCAACAGTCTCTTTGGCAGGAGACTCTGGTTTGTTGCTTTCTACTCTGTGAGCCTCACCCCTTCCTTCACCACGAGACGCCATGAGTCCCGGATCTGACACAGACAAAGGGTAACCAACTCCGCCGCGACCTCAACCAaatcgtcgcccgcggcaaGAACTGGTCGCTCCCGTCCTTCTGGGGGCCGCTCCTCCGCTACGTGTCCGCgcccatcctcgccatcgtaTACAGCTTCTCGTACCCGTCATTCtacgcgctgcgcgaggaccCGCTGCAcatcctcggcttcggcgtcggccacatcgcgctgctgctggtcgccgGGGGCTTCGTGTTCccgcgctggctggcgcccctcgtgcccgcctcgcgccgcggAGAGGGCAAGCTCGACATTGGCGCCAACGTGACCCCCAAGAGCGACGATGGGGACACCATTGAcagcgtcgaggtcggcgacagcggcgatgccgacgcagCGTATCAATGTGAAGCCCCTGAGCCGGGGACGGAGGGTGCGC
The genomic region above belongs to Purpureocillium takamizusanense chromosome 5, complete sequence and contains:
- a CDS encoding uncharacterized protein (TransMembrane:13 (i32-51o63-85i106-133o179-202i214-234o260-285i297-324o353-380i392-415o427-446i458-476o482-502i523-539o)~COG:T~EggNog:ENOG503Q6XQ); its protein translation is MAIATSLKNLLARLAPPPSKSPDGRDQWPSRAAFLLASMGGCAGMGNLLRYPSQVFNNHGLQWFLPYLLCVLLIAIPVLALEIAVGQAHRGGCVVAYSSLGHRLRGVGLGMLYVGFVVSPYFVANLAWIMVYFRNSFTSPLPWEGGRGEDFFRRDVVANVDPVPGNFTADGSAVLDYTAYPGVALIGETVGWTAFTWLLVWLSIFRGVGLTGRVVYFTMGLPIVVTLILIGRALSLDDAARGVRLFWATWNGGQLGRGQIWQTACGQVFFSTGVGFGYFTSYASYNQKYSNAVMDAILIVSSNVLFENVAAFAVYGVVGFLGLFPEDGVRLGSFEVGFITLPSAVAQMPGANFWAVLLFFTLMVLGYSSAFAMVDALVTLVMDARPRSSRPLVVSAIVAVFFLLSLPYCTQFGYYLLTGIDRWTNDVALVFVVWAECVSSTTVYRWKDVVGQVGLPSFAIYNAGYFGGMILGVTVAQTVSPAAGAGVGFGLFIVGTLVAGLTGRVPDAATPRGWSNSLFGRRLWFVAFYSVSLTPSFTTRRHESRI